A genomic stretch from Candidatus Kapaibacterium thiocyanatum includes:
- a CDS encoding replicative DNA helicase produces the protein MASNDRTKRPSTAAQVLALDELTGHIPPHSTDAEVAVLGAMLVDKDAVSKVVEVLDPDCFYHDKHQTIFTAMIAMFERGVQIDLVTLNNELSRNGTLERVGGMYTLTDISARTVTAANVEHHARIVLERYLKRQLIKVAGEIITDCYDETSDALDEVDRAEQRIFDVAEKRLKRSYSGMKKLTKEAIERIFALASGDGNGVTGVPTGFTALDEKLSGLQPSDLIIVAARPSMGKTAFALSIAREAAREGHAVGFFSLEMSAQQLVLRLISADAEVNLQALRSGRLSQKEMHDIVARIDKLMNAPIYIDDSAALSPVEFRAKCRRMKMEHKIELIIVDYLQLMHAPKAESREREISVISHTLKQVAKELNIPIVALSQLNRTLEQRADKRPMLSDLRESGSIEQDADVVMFVHRPEYYKIETFEDGRSTENIAEIIVGKQRNGPVGDVRLHYNKELARFHNLSYHDAQFDSGNDHGFIGGGPDVPF, from the coding sequence ATGGCATCGAACGATCGCACGAAACGACCCTCCACGGCAGCACAGGTATTGGCACTCGACGAACTGACGGGACACATACCACCGCATTCGACGGATGCGGAAGTGGCCGTGCTCGGTGCCATGCTGGTGGACAAGGACGCGGTGAGCAAGGTCGTGGAAGTGCTCGATCCCGACTGCTTCTATCACGACAAGCATCAGACGATCTTCACGGCCATGATCGCCATGTTCGAGCGCGGGGTGCAAATCGACCTCGTGACCCTGAACAACGAGCTGAGCCGTAACGGAACGCTGGAGCGGGTGGGCGGCATGTATACGCTCACCGACATCTCCGCGCGGACGGTCACGGCCGCGAACGTCGAACATCATGCGCGCATCGTTCTCGAACGCTACCTGAAGCGCCAGTTGATCAAGGTCGCCGGTGAGATCATCACCGACTGCTACGACGAAACGTCCGACGCACTGGATGAAGTGGACCGTGCCGAGCAGCGCATCTTCGACGTGGCCGAGAAACGTCTGAAGCGCTCCTATTCGGGCATGAAGAAGCTCACCAAGGAAGCCATCGAGCGCATCTTCGCCCTGGCCTCCGGTGACGGTAACGGCGTGACGGGCGTACCTACGGGCTTCACCGCGCTGGACGAGAAGTTGAGCGGACTGCAGCCGTCGGATCTCATCATTGTCGCGGCGCGGCCATCGATGGGAAAGACGGCCTTCGCGCTGAGCATCGCCCGCGAAGCTGCCCGCGAAGGTCATGCCGTGGGCTTCTTCTCGCTCGAAATGTCCGCACAACAGCTCGTCTTGCGTCTGATCTCGGCCGATGCCGAGGTCAATCTGCAGGCCCTGCGCTCCGGCCGTCTGTCGCAGAAGGAAATGCACGACATCGTGGCGCGCATCGACAAGCTGATGAACGCCCCGATCTACATCGACGATTCGGCCGCCCTGTCGCCCGTGGAGTTCAGGGCGAAGTGCCGGCGGATGAAAATGGAGCACAAGATCGAGCTCATCATCGTCGACTACCTCCAGCTCATGCATGCCCCGAAGGCGGAGAGCCGTGAACGCGAAATCTCCGTCATTTCCCATACGCTCAAGCAGGTGGCCAAGGAATTGAACATTCCTATCGTGGCCCTTTCGCAGTTGAACCGTACGCTCGAGCAACGTGCCGACAAACGTCCGATGCTCTCCGACCTTCGTGAATCAGGATCGATCGAGCAGGATGCCGACGTCGTGATGTTCGTGCACCGCCCGGAATACTACAAGATCGAGACGTTCGAGGACGGACGTTCGACGGAGAACATCGCCGAAATCATCGTCGGCAAGCAGCGGAACGGTCCCGTAGGCGACGTACGCCTCCATTACAACAAGGAGCTGGCCCGGTTCCACAATCTCAGTTATCACGACGCTCAGTTCGATTCGGGGAACGACCACGGCTTCATCGGTGGGGGACCCGACGTTCCGTTCTGA
- a CDS encoding NAD-dependent dehydratase, translating into MKRVLITGGAGFLGSHLCDRFIAEGYHVVCMDNFITGSPDNVGHLIGLERFELVQYDVTNYMYVDGQLDAILHFASPASPIDYLKFPIQTLKVGSLGSHKALGLAKAKGARFLLASTSEVYGDPMIHPQPESYWGNVNPVGIRGVYDEAKRFAEAMTMAYHRYHNVDTRIIRIFNTYGPRMRVEDGRAIPAFMSQALRGEPLTVFGDGSQTRSVCYVDDLVDGIYRLLHSSINDPVNVGNPDEITMKKLAEEIIALTGSSSTISYKDLPQDDPKVRQPDITTATTQLGWTPKVDRAEGLRHTLAYFRKALGIGA; encoded by the coding sequence ATGAAACGTGTTCTCATCACCGGCGGCGCCGGTTTTCTCGGATCGCATCTCTGCGATCGCTTCATTGCGGAAGGCTATCACGTCGTCTGCATGGACAACTTCATCACGGGTTCGCCGGACAACGTCGGCCACCTCATCGGCCTGGAGCGATTCGAACTCGTGCAGTACGACGTGACGAACTACATGTACGTCGATGGCCAGCTCGACGCCATCCTGCACTTCGCATCGCCGGCATCCCCCATCGACTATCTCAAGTTCCCGATCCAGACCCTGAAGGTCGGCTCGCTCGGCTCGCATAAGGCACTCGGTCTGGCCAAGGCCAAGGGAGCCCGCTTCCTGCTCGCGAGTACCAGCGAGGTCTACGGCGATCCGATGATCCATCCCCAGCCCGAATCGTACTGGGGCAACGTGAATCCGGTGGGCATCCGCGGCGTCTATGACGAGGCCAAGCGCTTCGCCGAAGCCATGACGATGGCCTATCACCGCTATCACAACGTCGATACACGCATCATCCGCATCTTCAACACGTACGGTCCGCGAATGCGCGTCGAAGACGGCCGCGCCATTCCTGCCTTCATGAGCCAGGCCCTGCGCGGCGAGCCCCTCACGGTGTTCGGGGACGGCTCGCAGACACGGTCCGTATGCTACGTCGACGATCTCGTGGACGGCATCTATCGCCTCCTCCACAGCTCGATCAACGATCCCGTGAACGTCGGCAACCCCGACGAGATCACGATGAAGAAGCTCGCGGAAGAGATCATCGCCCTCACCGGCTCGTCGAGCACCATTTCGTACAAGGACCTGCCCCAGGACGATCCCAAGGTGCGCCAACCCGACATCACGACGGCGACCACGCAACTCGGCTGGACGCCGAAGGTGGACAGGGCCGAAGGGCTGCGCCATACGCTGGCCTACTTCCGCAAGGCACTCGGAATCGGTGCCTGA